Proteins from a single region of Bradyrhizobium diazoefficiens:
- a CDS encoding MBL fold metallo-hydrolase, producing MIFRQLFDSVSGTYSYVLASRPGGEALILDPVLEKVDRYCQLLRELDLKLVKAVDTHLHADHVTGLGELRDRTHCMTVMGDQTKADVVAMRVADGDKVTIEGLSLDVMYTPGHTDDSYSYLMGDRVFTGDTLLIRGTGRTDFQNGSSRAQYESIFNRLLKLPDETMVFPAHDYKGDTVSTIGEEKRYNPRLQVRSVDEYIELMANLKLPNPKMMDVAVPANMHVGLHQEELEKEGRALSAVEAIRVLGRPDILLVDLRETSERMKHGMLEGALHTPYPSVEESLRPGGMLREVAAATGRRVVFFCAFGERSAMAVAAAKEAGLSNTAHIAGGIDAWKKAGGPVVH from the coding sequence ATGATCTTCCGCCAGCTCTTCGACAGTGTTTCAGGCACCTACAGCTACGTCCTGGCCAGCCGCCCCGGCGGCGAGGCGCTCATCCTCGATCCCGTGCTGGAGAAGGTCGATCGCTATTGCCAGCTGCTGCGCGAGCTCGACCTCAAGCTGGTCAAGGCGGTCGACACCCATCTGCACGCCGACCACGTCACCGGCCTGGGCGAGCTGCGCGACCGCACCCATTGCATGACCGTGATGGGCGACCAGACCAAGGCCGACGTGGTGGCGATGCGGGTCGCCGACGGCGACAAGGTGACGATCGAGGGCCTGTCGCTCGACGTGATGTACACGCCTGGCCACACCGACGATTCCTATTCCTATCTGATGGGCGACCGCGTCTTCACCGGCGATACGCTGCTGATCCGCGGCACCGGCCGCACCGATTTCCAGAACGGCTCGTCGCGCGCGCAATACGAGTCGATCTTCAACCGCCTGCTCAAGCTGCCGGACGAGACGATGGTTTTCCCGGCGCACGACTACAAGGGCGACACCGTTTCCACCATTGGCGAGGAGAAGCGCTACAATCCGCGGCTCCAGGTGCGCTCGGTGGACGAATATATCGAGCTGATGGCCAACCTGAAGCTGCCCAATCCGAAGATGATGGACGTAGCGGTGCCGGCCAACATGCATGTCGGCCTGCATCAGGAAGAGTTGGAGAAAGAGGGCCGTGCCCTCAGCGCAGTCGAGGCGATCCGCGTTCTCGGGCGGCCCGATATCCTGCTGGTGGATCTGCGCGAGACCAGTGAGCGGATGAAGCATGGCATGCTCGAAGGCGCGCTGCATACGCCCTATCCGAGTGTCGAGGAGAGCCTCAGGCCCGGCGGCATGCTGCGCGAAGTCGCAGCCGCTACCGGGCGCCGCGTCGTGTTCTTCTGCGCCTTCGGCGAGCGGTCCGCGATGGCGGTCGCCGCCGCGAAGGAGGCCGGCCTTTCCAATACCGCCCATATCGCGGGTGGCATCGACGCCTGGAAGAAGGCGGGCGGACCTGTGGTGCACTGA
- a CDS encoding MFS transporter, whose translation MVDVLAAAQQGKADSALRTLTGISIAHWVSHFHLLVMPMLFPFLKSQLGVGYVELGFALTVSAVVSGLTQAPTGYLVDHFGARRILLSGLTLGGLALILLGLHLSYASLIACAVLLGVANSVYHPADYAILAEHMDEARMGRAFSVHTFAGYLGGALAPAIVAALVTVSGGVGALLASGAIGMLVALLLVAMNIPDAGAHKAKPGNANMPKQAVVTPALITLTALFMLLSLSVAGINNFGVVALMSGYGATYSIANVALTAFLGSSAAGVLAGGFLADRTERHGYVAAACFAANAAIVLLIALVTLPGWALTAAMTAAGFLSGVIAPSRDMLVRNAAPPGAAGRAFGIVSTGFNLGGIVSPLLFGWIMDQSAPHWVFGASVIFMVATVVLSPFTERKAQGGS comes from the coding sequence ATGGTCGACGTTCTCGCCGCAGCGCAACAAGGAAAGGCGGACAGCGCGCTGCGCACGCTGACCGGAATCTCGATCGCGCATTGGGTCAGCCATTTCCATCTGCTGGTCATGCCGATGCTGTTCCCGTTCCTGAAGAGCCAGCTTGGCGTCGGCTATGTCGAGCTCGGGTTCGCGCTGACCGTGTCGGCCGTCGTATCAGGGCTGACGCAGGCGCCGACCGGCTATCTCGTCGATCATTTTGGTGCGCGAAGGATCCTCTTGAGCGGGCTGACGCTCGGTGGGCTCGCGCTGATCCTGCTCGGCCTGCATCTGAGCTACGCCTCGCTGATCGCCTGTGCCGTGCTGCTCGGCGTTGCCAACAGTGTCTATCATCCCGCCGACTACGCAATTCTGGCCGAGCACATGGACGAAGCGCGGATGGGCCGCGCCTTCTCGGTCCACACCTTTGCCGGCTATCTTGGCGGCGCCCTTGCGCCGGCGATCGTCGCCGCGCTGGTCACGGTGTCCGGCGGCGTCGGTGCCCTGCTTGCGTCAGGCGCGATCGGCATGCTGGTGGCGCTGCTGCTGGTCGCCATGAACATTCCCGACGCCGGCGCGCACAAGGCCAAGCCGGGCAACGCGAATATGCCAAAGCAGGCCGTCGTCACCCCGGCGCTGATCACCCTCACCGCTCTCTTCATGCTGCTCAGCCTGTCGGTCGCCGGCATCAACAATTTCGGCGTGGTCGCGCTGATGAGCGGCTACGGCGCAACCTATTCTATCGCCAATGTCGCGCTGACGGCGTTTCTTGGCTCCAGCGCCGCGGGCGTGCTCGCGGGCGGCTTCCTTGCCGACCGCACCGAGCGCCACGGCTATGTCGCAGCCGCCTGCTTTGCCGCGAATGCCGCCATCGTGCTGCTGATCGCGCTGGTCACGCTGCCCGGCTGGGCCTTGACCGCGGCGATGACCGCCGCGGGTTTCCTCTCCGGCGTGATCGCCCCCTCGCGGGACATGCTGGTACGCAATGCGGCGCCTCCCGGCGCTGCGGGGCGCGCCTTCGGCATCGTCTCCACCGGCTTCAATCTCGGCGGCATCGTCTCACCGCTGCTGTTTGGCTGGATCATGGACCAGAGCGCGCCACATTGGGTGTTCGGCGCCTCGGTGATCTTCATGGTGGCAACCGTGGTGCTCTCGCCGTTCACGGAACGGAAGGCGCAAGGCGGGTCGTGA
- a CDS encoding MFS transporter, with translation MSAQGTPNVAGRTAGVSQGTTKHTPKGAWTVTFLLFLYMVVNFADKIVVGLAAVPIMTDLKLQPEQFGLLGSSFFFLFSISAIVVGFIVNKVATRYVLLTLAVIWALAQFPMVGTVSFTTLLICRIVLGAGEGPAFSVAAHAIYKWFPDEKRTLPTAILSQGSAFGVILAVPALNWVIVNHSWHYAFGALGLVGLIWVCAWLALGNEGPLEDTQALAVNEPKIPYIRLLTSRTFLGCVIATFGAYWALSLGLTWFTAFIVTGLGFSQQQAGYISILPWVFGATIVILTGWISQVMMARGYTTRISRGVLGSVPLIIGGLILASMPHVAGAGLQIALLVVGAGLCGAIYVVCPPMLGEFTPASQRGAIIAIYGALYTLSGIIAPSVMGTVIQRAGSMVDGYMTGFTINAVVMVGSGLVGLLLLWPNTEKARLTGGAAPQAADLKGAVSPT, from the coding sequence ATGAGCGCTCAGGGAACGCCCAATGTGGCGGGCAGGACGGCAGGGGTGTCCCAAGGGACAACGAAGCATACGCCGAAGGGCGCCTGGACGGTTACTTTTCTCCTCTTTCTCTACATGGTGGTGAACTTCGCCGACAAGATCGTCGTTGGCCTCGCCGCCGTCCCGATCATGACCGATCTGAAACTGCAACCGGAGCAGTTCGGGCTGCTCGGCTCCTCGTTCTTCTTCCTGTTCTCGATCTCGGCCATCGTGGTCGGCTTCATCGTCAACAAGGTGGCGACGCGCTATGTGTTGCTGACCCTGGCGGTGATCTGGGCGCTGGCGCAGTTTCCGATGGTCGGCACCGTCTCGTTCACCACCCTGCTGATCTGCCGCATCGTGCTCGGCGCGGGCGAAGGCCCGGCCTTCTCGGTCGCAGCGCACGCGATCTACAAATGGTTCCCGGACGAGAAGCGCACGTTGCCGACCGCGATCCTGTCGCAGGGCTCGGCCTTCGGCGTGATCCTGGCAGTGCCGGCGCTGAACTGGGTCATCGTCAATCATTCCTGGCACTACGCCTTCGGCGCGCTCGGCCTCGTCGGTCTGATCTGGGTCTGCGCTTGGCTCGCGCTCGGCAACGAAGGCCCGCTCGAGGACACGCAGGCGCTCGCTGTCAATGAGCCGAAAATTCCCTACATCCGGCTTCTGACCTCGCGCACCTTCCTCGGCTGCGTGATCGCGACCTTCGGCGCCTATTGGGCGCTCTCGCTCGGCCTGACATGGTTCACCGCGTTCATCGTCACGGGTCTCGGCTTCTCGCAGCAGCAGGCCGGCTACATCTCGATCCTGCCGTGGGTGTTCGGCGCCACCATCGTCATCCTGACGGGCTGGATCTCGCAGGTGATGATGGCGCGCGGCTACACCACACGCATTTCGCGCGGCGTGCTCGGCTCGGTGCCGTTGATCATCGGCGGCCTGATTCTGGCATCGATGCCGCACGTCGCGGGCGCCGGTCTCCAGATCGCGCTGCTTGTGGTCGGCGCAGGCCTGTGCGGGGCGATCTATGTCGTCTGCCCGCCGATGCTCGGTGAGTTCACGCCGGCCTCGCAGCGCGGCGCCATCATCGCGATCTACGGTGCGCTCTACACGCTCTCGGGCATCATCGCGCCCAGCGTGATGGGCACCGTGATCCAGCGCGCCGGCAGCATGGTCGACGGCTACATGACCGGCTTCACCATCAATGCGGTGGTGATGGTCGGCTCGGGTCTCGTCGGTCTGCTCTTGCTTTGGCCGAACACGGAGAAGGCCAGGCTGACCGGTGGCGCCGCTCCGCAGGCAGCCGACCTGAAGGGCGCGGTGTCGCCGACGTAA
- a CDS encoding ABC transporter ATP-binding protein: MLSIRNLSKTFASAGEPIHVLRGVDLDLKAGERVALTGESGSGKSTLLHLIAGLDAADGGTIRLEDIELTKLPDAGRAELRRDRIGLVFQQFNLIPSLSVADNLVFQARIAGRHDAAWTRELVERLGLGSLLKRYPEQLSGGQQQRVAIGRALATKPSLLLADEPTGNLDEATADDVLALTRDLVACTGCGFLMVTHSLHLAGTLDRRIVLHAGRIA; encoded by the coding sequence TTGCTGAGCATCCGAAACCTCTCCAAAACCTTCGCCTCGGCCGGCGAGCCGATCCATGTGCTGCGCGGCGTCGATCTCGACCTCAAGGCCGGCGAGCGCGTCGCGCTGACCGGCGAGTCCGGCAGCGGCAAGAGCACGCTGCTGCATCTGATCGCCGGACTGGATGCCGCCGATGGCGGCACCATCCGGCTGGAGGACATTGAGCTCACAAAATTGCCGGATGCAGGCCGCGCCGAGTTGCGGCGCGACCGTATCGGTCTGGTTTTTCAGCAATTCAACCTGATCCCAAGCCTGTCGGTCGCCGACAACCTCGTCTTCCAGGCGCGCATCGCCGGCCGGCATGATGCGGCCTGGACCCGCGAGCTGGTCGAGCGGCTCGGGCTCGGCAGCTTGCTCAAGCGTTATCCAGAGCAATTATCAGGCGGACAGCAGCAACGGGTCGCGATCGGGCGGGCGCTTGCGACAAAACCATCGCTGCTGCTCGCGGACGAGCCGACCGGCAATCTCGACGAGGCCACCGCCGACGATGTGCTGGCGCTGACGCGCGATCTCGTCGCGTGCACCGGCTGCGGCTTCCTGATGGTGACGCACAGCCTGCATCTGGCCGGCACGCTCGACCGCCGCATCGTCCTCCATGCGGGACGGATCGCATGA
- a CDS encoding ABC transporter permease, whose translation MRRALWVLAVLLSHWRRHRMQFATLLIGLIAATALWSGVQAINQQARSAYDRAAATFGGVRTATLVAPNAATFPQDLFVKLRRAGWPVSPVLEGRVQTNGRSMRLLGIEPVTLPVDVGNAPRLGAADLSSFIAAPGQTLVARETLSDLQEPEGASPSISSGAKLPPLHVQPQLVPDVLVVDIGVAQLLLNRPNQVSRLLIGKAKGKPAPLQSVVGDQLQRVEPTAETELERLTDSFHLNLTAFGLLSFFVGLFIVNSAIGLAFEQRLPMLRTLRACGASARLVNSVLVVELVALALVAGLIGLVCGYVIAAALLPDVAASLRGLYGAQIPGQLTLRPEWWLAGIGISVAGAMVAAATSLIKAIRMPVLATAQPQAWQQRQRRWLILQSVAACAVFAVALLLLHYGQSLIAGFGLLAALMLGAALILPAFLEILLLAGQRFARGPLALWFWADSRQQLSGLSLALMALLLALAVNVGVSTMVETFSRTFVGWLDGRLAADVYISASDNAQAIAIRNWLKERSEVQAILSGGRAETQVQGQPVELLGLPDHALYRERWPLLETAPRAWTQLVPGNAAFISEQLSRRLNVRVGDVIDVPAPGGTWELDIVGIYADYGNPKGQLAVNVAALIRQFPQTPQTRIGLIVPRDKIPGLIASLQKQFALDDRSVADQATVKAESIRIFNRTFAVTSALNAFTLGVAGVALLTSLLTLANSRLPQLAPLWAIGITRPRLAAIELTKTLSVALFTSLLAVPLGLLVAWCLIAIVNVKAFGWRLPFHVFPLQLVELVAVALIASLLAALLPVLRLARMQPASLVKVFANER comes from the coding sequence ATGAGGCGCGCGCTGTGGGTGCTCGCGGTGTTGCTCAGCCATTGGCGGCGCCACAGGATGCAGTTCGCGACGCTGCTGATCGGGCTGATCGCGGCGACCGCGCTGTGGAGCGGGGTGCAGGCGATCAACCAGCAGGCTCGGAGCGCCTATGACCGTGCGGCGGCGACCTTTGGCGGCGTCCGCACGGCGACATTGGTCGCGCCCAATGCGGCGACGTTCCCGCAAGACCTCTTCGTCAAACTCCGCCGCGCGGGATGGCCGGTGTCGCCAGTGCTCGAAGGCCGGGTGCAGACCAACGGGCGTTCGATGCGGCTGCTCGGCATCGAGCCGGTGACGCTGCCGGTTGACGTCGGCAATGCGCCGCGCCTTGGGGCTGCGGATCTCAGCAGTTTCATCGCGGCGCCCGGCCAGACGCTGGTGGCGCGGGAGACGCTGAGCGATTTGCAGGAGCCGGAGGGCGCGAGCCCGTCGATCAGCAGCGGTGCAAAGCTGCCGCCGCTGCACGTGCAGCCGCAGCTCGTGCCCGACGTGCTGGTGGTCGATATCGGTGTGGCGCAGCTTCTGCTGAACAGGCCGAATCAAGTCTCGCGCCTGCTGATCGGCAAGGCGAAGGGCAAGCCCGCGCCGCTGCAAAGCGTCGTTGGCGATCAGTTGCAGCGGGTCGAGCCCACCGCTGAGACCGAGCTGGAACGGCTCACCGACAGCTTCCACCTCAACCTCACCGCGTTCGGCCTGCTGTCGTTCTTCGTCGGCCTGTTCATCGTCAACTCGGCCATCGGCCTAGCCTTCGAGCAGCGGCTGCCGATGCTGCGGACCTTGCGGGCCTGCGGCGCCTCGGCGCGGCTCGTCAACAGCGTGCTGGTGGTCGAGCTGGTGGCTTTGGCGCTGGTCGCCGGCCTGATCGGGCTCGTCTGCGGCTATGTCATCGCGGCCGCGCTACTGCCCGACGTTGCCGCGTCGCTGCGTGGGCTCTATGGCGCGCAGATTCCGGGGCAGCTCACGCTAAGACCCGAGTGGTGGCTCGCCGGCATCGGCATCAGCGTCGCCGGTGCGATGGTGGCGGCCGCAACCAGCCTGATCAAGGCGATCAGGATGCCGGTGCTGGCGACCGCCCAACCACAGGCCTGGCAGCAGCGGCAGCGCCGCTGGCTGATCCTGCAAAGCGTTGCAGCCTGCGCCGTATTCGCGGTCGCGCTGCTGCTGCTTCACTACGGGCAATCCCTGATCGCGGGATTTGGCCTGCTGGCCGCGCTGATGCTCGGCGCGGCGCTGATCCTACCGGCCTTCCTCGAGATACTCCTGCTTGCCGGCCAGCGCTTTGCGCGCGGGCCGCTGGCGCTGTGGTTCTGGGCCGACAGCCGCCAGCAGCTCTCCGGATTGTCGCTGGCGCTGATGGCGCTGCTGCTCGCGCTCGCCGTCAACGTCGGCGTTTCCACCATGGTGGAAACCTTCAGCCGCACCTTCGTCGGCTGGCTCGACGGGCGGCTGGCGGCCGACGTCTACATCAGCGCCTCCGACAATGCGCAAGCGATTGCGATCCGAAACTGGCTGAAGGAGCGCAGCGAGGTTCAGGCAATCCTGTCGGGCGGGCGCGCAGAGACACAGGTGCAGGGCCAGCCCGTGGAATTGCTCGGCCTGCCCGACCACGCGCTCTATCGCGAGCGCTGGCCGCTGCTGGAAACCGCGCCGCGCGCCTGGACCCAGCTGGTGCCGGGAAACGCCGCCTTCATCAGCGAGCAATTGAGCCGCCGCCTGAACGTCCGAGTGGGTGATGTCATCGACGTGCCGGCGCCGGGCGGGACCTGGGAGCTCGACATTGTCGGCATCTATGCCGATTACGGCAATCCCAAAGGACAGCTGGCGGTGAATGTCGCGGCGCTGATCCGGCAGTTTCCGCAGACTCCGCAGACACGGATCGGGCTGATCGTTCCGCGCGACAAAATCCCCGGCTTGATTGCATCGTTGCAGAAGCAGTTTGCGCTCGACGACCGCAGCGTCGCCGACCAGGCGACGGTGAAGGCGGAGTCGATACGCATCTTCAATCGCACCTTTGCGGTGACGTCGGCGCTCAATGCCTTCACGCTCGGCGTCGCCGGCGTTGCGCTGTTAACGAGCCTTTTGACGCTGGCGAATTCGCGCCTGCCGCAGCTCGCGCCGCTCTGGGCGATCGGCATCACCCGGCCGCGCCTTGCCGCGATCGAATTGACCAAGACACTGTCGGTCGCACTGTTCACGTCGCTCTTGGCCGTACCGCTCGGGCTTTTGGTGGCGTGGTGCCTGATCGCGATCGTGAACGTGAAGGCGTTCGGCTGGCGGTTGCCGTTCCATGTGTTTCCGCTGCAACTGGTCGAGCTGGTCGCGGTTGCGCTGATCGCTTCGCTGCTCGCCGCGCTGCTGCCGGTCTTGCGGTTGGCGCGGATGCAGCCGGCAAGCCTCGTCAAGGTGTTTGCAAATGAGCGCTAA
- a CDS encoding lipocalin-like domain-containing protein: MSAKKLSRRAFAGGIAALAAARRVGAQGYAGLGETADGFAKVKPGKAFAFPDDHGPHPDFRIEWWYLTANLVDGSGAPYGLQWTLFRQATRPGPQGERWANQQIWMAHAAVTRADTHRFNERFSRGGVGQAGVEAKPFAAWIDDWEMKGAERTDDRTLSPVTLKASSTDFSYTLTLEADRPVVLQGDGGYSRKSERGQASYYYSQPFYRARGSLTIDNKSVDVSGQAWMDREWSSQPLDTDQTGWDWLSLHLASGDKLMLYRLRQKDGKDYPFGNWISASGDTRMIAGADIQMSPKATTEIAGRKLPVEWQIAVPSRSFSISCKPLNPKAWMGTGFSYWEGPISFVGTHDGVGYLELTGY; this comes from the coding sequence ATGAGCGCTAAGAAACTCTCGCGTCGCGCTTTTGCCGGCGGCATCGCCGCGCTCGCGGCTGCCCGCCGCGTCGGCGCGCAAGGCTATGCCGGGCTCGGCGAGACCGCCGACGGCTTTGCGAAGGTCAAGCCGGGAAAAGCATTCGCCTTTCCGGACGATCATGGACCGCATCCTGATTTCCGTATCGAGTGGTGGTATCTCACCGCGAATCTCGTCGACGGCAGTGGTGCTCCTTACGGGCTGCAATGGACGCTGTTCCGTCAGGCGACACGGCCGGGGCCGCAAGGCGAACGCTGGGCCAATCAGCAGATCTGGATGGCGCACGCTGCGGTGACGCGCGCCGACACCCACCGCTTCAACGAACGGTTTTCGCGCGGCGGCGTCGGTCAGGCCGGCGTCGAGGCGAAGCCGTTCGCGGCCTGGATTGACGATTGGGAGATGAAAGGTGCTGAACGCACGGACGATCGCACCCTGTCACCGGTGACGCTGAAAGCCTCAAGCACCGATTTTAGCTACACGCTGACGCTGGAGGCCGATCGTCCGGTCGTGTTGCAGGGCGACGGCGGTTACAGCCGCAAGTCCGAACGCGGACAGGCGTCCTACTATTACAGCCAGCCGTTCTACCGCGCGCGCGGCTCGCTCACGATCGACAACAAGTCGGTTGATGTCTCGGGCCAGGCCTGGATGGACCGCGAATGGAGCAGCCAGCCGCTCGACACCGACCAGACCGGCTGGGACTGGCTATCACTTCACCTCGCCTCCGGCGACAAGCTGATGCTGTACCGGCTGCGCCAGAAGGACGGCAAGGACTATCCATTCGGCAACTGGATCAGCGCTAGCGGCGACACGCGGATGATTGCGGGCGCCGATATCCAGATGAGTCCGAAGGCGACGACCGAGATCGCGGGGCGTAAGCTGCCGGTGGAATGGCAGATCGCGGTCCCGTCGCGATCCTTCTCGATTTCCTGCAAGCCGCTCAATCCAAAGGCCTGGATGGGGACCGGCTTCTCCTATTGGGAGGGGCCGATCAGCTTTGTCGGCACGCATGACGGCGTTGGCTATCTCGAGCTGACCGGGTATTGA
- a CDS encoding MAPEG family protein, whose protein sequence is MYHLTALVTLLAILFFFFTSTNVSRSRTKTGVKVPAMSGHPDFERAFRIQMNTLEWMPIFLPSLWLFAIYISDVGAAAIGAVWIVGRIVYFIGYSQAAAKRGPGFAIQAIAAIALWAGALGAVVLRLV, encoded by the coding sequence ATGTACCATCTGACCGCGCTCGTCACACTGCTCGCCATCCTGTTTTTCTTCTTCACCAGCACCAATGTCTCGCGATCGCGGACGAAGACCGGCGTCAAGGTGCCGGCGATGTCGGGCCATCCGGATTTCGAGCGCGCCTTCCGCATCCAGATGAACACGCTGGAATGGATGCCGATCTTCTTGCCGTCGCTATGGCTGTTTGCGATTTATATTAGCGATGTCGGAGCGGCAGCAATCGGAGCGGTCTGGATCGTCGGCCGCATCGTCTATTTCATCGGCTATTCGCAGGCCGCCGCCAAGCGCGGGCCGGGCTTTGCGATCCAGGCCATCGCCGCGATTGCGCTGTGGGCGGGGGCGCTGGGGGCGGTGGTGTTAAGGTTGGTGTGA
- a CDS encoding ABC transporter substrate-binding protein, protein MKSVLLAAVATSALMLAAPASAQGVKIGILNDQSGVYADYGGKYSVEAAKMAIEDFGGEVLGQKIEMVTADHQNKPDLATSIARRWYDADNVDMITELTTSSVALAVQDLSKEKKKIDIVVGAASSSITGSACSPYGFHWAFDTHALAVGTGGALTKAGGDSWFFLTADYAFGYALEKDTSEIVTHNGGKVLGSVRVPLNSSDFSSFLLQAQSSKAKIVGLANAGQDTTNSIKQAAEFGIVQGGQKLAGLLMTLAEVHGLGLQAAQGLVLTEGFYWDHDDTTRAFSERFFKRTGRMPSMIHAGTYSATLSYLKAVKAAGTKDTEAVAKKLKELPVDDAFAKGKVLENGRMVHDMYLFEVKKPSESKKPWDYYKQLAVVPGDQAFFTAKDSGCPLTK, encoded by the coding sequence ATGAAATCAGTACTTTTGGCCGCTGTCGCAACGTCGGCTTTGATGCTGGCCGCGCCGGCCTCCGCGCAAGGCGTCAAGATCGGCATCCTCAACGATCAGTCCGGCGTCTATGCCGATTACGGCGGCAAGTACTCCGTTGAAGCCGCCAAGATGGCGATCGAGGATTTCGGCGGCGAAGTGCTCGGTCAGAAGATCGAGATGGTCACCGCCGATCACCAGAACAAGCCCGATCTCGCCACCTCCATCGCGCGGCGCTGGTACGATGCCGACAATGTCGACATGATCACGGAGCTGACGACCTCGTCGGTGGCGCTCGCCGTGCAGGACCTGTCCAAGGAAAAGAAGAAGATCGACATCGTGGTCGGCGCCGCCAGTTCGAGCATCACCGGTTCGGCGTGCTCGCCCTATGGCTTCCACTGGGCGTTCGACACCCACGCGCTCGCGGTCGGCACCGGCGGTGCCCTGACCAAGGCCGGCGGCGACAGCTGGTTCTTCCTCACCGCCGACTATGCCTTCGGCTACGCGCTGGAGAAGGACACCAGCGAGATCGTCACCCACAATGGCGGCAAGGTGCTGGGCTCGGTCCGCGTACCCCTCAACTCCTCGGACTTCTCCTCCTTCCTGCTCCAGGCGCAGAGCTCGAAGGCGAAGATCGTCGGCCTCGCTAACGCCGGGCAAGACACCACCAACTCGATCAAGCAGGCGGCCGAATTCGGTATCGTCCAGGGCGGCCAGAAGCTCGCTGGCCTCTTGATGACGCTTGCCGAAGTTCACGGTCTCGGCTTGCAGGCGGCGCAAGGCCTGGTGCTGACCGAAGGATTCTATTGGGACCATGACGACACGACGCGCGCCTTCTCCGAGCGCTTCTTCAAGCGCACCGGGAGGATGCCGAGCATGATCCACGCCGGCACCTATTCGGCGACGCTGAGCTATCTGAAGGCAGTGAAGGCCGCGGGCACCAAGGATACCGAAGCGGTCGCCAAGAAACTGAAGGAGCTGCCGGTCGACGACGCCTTCGCCAAAGGCAAAGTGCTCGAGAACGGCCGCATGGTCCACGACATGTATCTGTTCGAGGTCAAGAAGCCCTCGGAATCGAAGAAGCCGTGGGACTATTACAAGCAGCTCGCGGTGGTCCCCGGCGACCAGGCCTTCTTCACAGCGAAGGACAGTGGCTGCCCGCTGACGAAGTGA